In Ictalurus furcatus strain D&B chromosome 23, Billie_1.0, whole genome shotgun sequence, a single window of DNA contains:
- the gapdhs gene encoding glyceraldehyde-3-phosphate dehydrogenase 2, giving the protein MSNFCVGINGFGRIGRLVLRACLQKGIKVSAINDPFIDLQYMVYMFKYDSTHGRYKGEVRMEDGKLVVDGQSISVFQCMKPAEIPWGDAGALYVVESTGVFLSIEKASSHLQGGAKRVVVSAPSPDAPMFVMGVNEDKYDPSSMTIVSNASCTTNCLAPLAKVIHDSFGIEEALMTTVHAYTATQKTVDGPSAKAWRDGRGAHQNIIPASTGAAKAVGKVIPELNGKLTGMAFRVPVADVSVVDLTCRLSTPASYSDIKEAVKKASHGSLKGILGYTEDSVVSSDFIGDTHSSIFDAGAGISLNDNFVKLISWYDNEFGYSHRVADLLLYMHSKE; this is encoded by the exons ATGTCGAACTTTTGCGTCGGAATCAACGG ATTTGGCCGCATCGGCCGCCTGGTCCTCAGGGCCTGCCTGCAGAAAGGAATTAAAGTCTCGGCCATCAACGACCCCTTCATTGACCTGCAGTACATG GTCTACATGTTCAAGTACGACTCCACTCACGGACGCTACAAGGGAGAGGTGCGCATGGAGGACGGCAAGCTCGTCGTCGACGGCCAGAGTATCTCCGTTTTCCAGTG CATGAAGCCCGCTGAGATCCCGTGGGGCGACGCCGGCGCGCTGTACGTCGTCGAGTCCACCGGAGTCTTCCTCAGCATCGAGAAAGCCTCT TCTCACTTGCAGGGCGGAGCCAAGCGCGTGGTAGTCTCCGCCCCCTCCCCCGATGCCCCCATGTTTGTGATGGGAGTCAACGAGGATAAGTACGACCCCTCCAGCATGACCATCGTCAG CAATGCATCCTGCACGACTAACTGCTTGGCTCCCTTGGCCAAAGTCATCCATGACAGCTTCGGTATCGAGGAGGCCCTCATG acaacAGTCCATGCCTACACTGCCACCCAGAAGACGGTGGACGGTCCCTCTGCCAAGGCCTGGCGCGACGGCCGCGGCGCTCACCAGAACATCATCCCTGCTTCCACAGGAGCTGCCAAGGCTGTGGGCAAAGTCATCCCAGAACTCAACGG GAAGCTGACTGGCATGGCGTTCCGCGTCCCTGTGGCCGACGTCTCCGTCGTGGATCTCACCTGCCGTCTCTCGACCCCCGCAAGCTACTCTGACATCAAGGAGGCCGTCAAGAAGGCTTCCCATGGATCTCTGAAGGGAATTCTGGGATACACTGAGGACTCT gtTGTGTCCTCTGACTTCATCGGTGACACCCACTCCTCCATCTTTGATGCCGGTGCCGGAATTTCCCTGAACGACAACTTTGTCAAGCTCATTTCCTG gtATGATAACGAGTTTGGTTACAGCCACCGCGTCGCCGACCTCTTACTGTACATGCACTCCAAGGAGTAA